Proteins from a single region of Mesorhizobium sp.:
- the virB11 gene encoding P-type DNA transfer ATPase VirB11, translating to MNEISTEFAAEQRHHFLNRALEPLRPFLDDGKVVEISVNAPGQVYVERLGAAHMEFYETPALTAEEIVNIGERVAATTNQFINKASPLLSAALPGGERIQIVLPPAAPLGGAISIRKQVVNNFTLEQYRDAGALDRVAVAVGGLNATDRRLLALLERGDIFAFLKTAITERISILISGGTSSGKTTFLNACLKSIDDNERIITLEDTRELFPPQANAVHLVASKGDQGTANVTIQNLLEASLRMRPDRLFVGEVRGAEAFSFLRAINTGHPGSMSTVHADTPAGAYEQLVMMVSQGGLAASFSKDELLSYIKSVIPIVIQLRRDGGRRGISEISFARRQDG from the coding sequence GTGAACGAAATCTCGACTGAATTCGCCGCCGAGCAGCGCCACCATTTCCTGAATCGCGCCCTGGAGCCGCTGCGGCCGTTCCTCGATGACGGCAAGGTCGTCGAGATCTCGGTCAACGCGCCGGGCCAGGTCTATGTCGAACGGCTGGGCGCGGCGCACATGGAATTCTACGAGACGCCCGCGCTCACCGCCGAGGAGATCGTGAATATAGGCGAGCGCGTCGCGGCGACCACCAACCAGTTCATCAACAAGGCCAGTCCGCTTCTGAGCGCCGCCCTGCCCGGCGGCGAACGCATCCAGATCGTCCTTCCCCCTGCCGCGCCGCTGGGAGGAGCCATTTCGATCCGCAAGCAGGTCGTGAACAATTTCACCCTCGAACAGTATCGCGACGCCGGCGCGCTCGATCGTGTCGCCGTCGCCGTCGGCGGGCTCAACGCAACCGATCGCCGCCTGCTCGCTCTACTCGAGCGCGGCGATATCTTCGCCTTCCTCAAGACTGCGATCACCGAGCGCATTTCGATCCTGATCAGCGGCGGCACGTCCAGCGGCAAGACCACCTTCCTGAACGCCTGCCTCAAGAGCATCGACGACAACGAACGGATCATCACGCTCGAAGACACGCGCGAGCTGTTCCCGCCGCAAGCGAACGCGGTGCATCTCGTCGCCTCCAAGGGCGACCAGGGAACAGCCAACGTCACGATCCAGAACCTTCTCGAAGCCTCGTTGCGGATGCGCCCGGATCGGCTTTTCGTCGGCGAGGTCCGCGGCGCGGAAGCCTTCAGCTTCCTGCGGGCAATCAATACCGGCCATCCGGGGAGCATGAGCACCGTTCATGCCGACACGCCGGCCGGAGCCTACGAACAGCTCGTGATGATGGTCAGCCAGGGCGGGCTTGCCGCCAGCTTCTCGAAAGACGAATTGCTGTCCTACATCAAGTCGGTCATCCCGATCGTCATCCAGTTGCGGCGCGACGGCGGCCGGCGCGGCATTTCCGAGATCAGCTTCGCCAGGCGGCAGGACGGATGA